One genomic window of Desulfovermiculus halophilus DSM 18834 includes the following:
- a CDS encoding electron transfer flavoprotein subunit beta/FixA family protein produces the protein MNILVCVKRVPDTAENEIEINAAGNDIERDDLVYSVNEWDNYAVEEAIQLRDKLGGSVTVVTVGDEDSEEVLRREMAMGADNGILLSDDAFAGSDGKGVAKILKGVVEKGGYDLILTGAQADEGAAQVGGMLAAMLDYPYASLVNAIEVVDDSKLKVGREI, from the coding sequence ATGAACATTCTGGTCTGTGTAAAGCGAGTACCGGACACGGCCGAGAACGAGATCGAGATCAACGCGGCCGGGAACGACATTGAGCGTGACGATCTGGTTTACTCGGTCAACGAGTGGGACAACTACGCGGTGGAAGAGGCCATCCAGTTACGAGACAAGCTGGGGGGCAGCGTGACCGTGGTCACGGTTGGCGACGAGGACTCGGAAGAGGTCCTGCGCCGGGAGATGGCCATGGGCGCGGACAACGGTATTCTGCTGTCCGACGATGCCTTTGCCGGCTCGGACGGGAAGGGTGTGGCCAAGATACTCAAAGGGGTTGTGGAAAAGGGCGGTTACGACCTGATCCTGACCGGAGCCCAGGCCGACGAGGGCGCGGCCCAGGTAGGGGGGATGCTGGCGGCCATGCTGGATTATCCGTACGCCTCCCTGGTCAACGCCATTGAGGTGGTGGATGATTCCAAGCTGAAGGTGGGCCGGGAGATCG